In Zingiber officinale cultivar Zhangliang chromosome 3B, Zo_v1.1, whole genome shotgun sequence, a single window of DNA contains:
- the LOC121967191 gene encoding ELMO domain-containing protein A-like — protein sequence MAAKAIRRRIRDVGVDEGRDEDEETSVSDTLNEPLLEKHNQYDGYSELKYRTRKQDITDGRKGKCQCWTYFLSQSISHWAHWLANVVFGFRALVRRFFHQPTTGHQIKGEKRISIILNPLQEERLGNLRQRLDVPFNSSSVNHQDALRELWRLAYPNRELPSLKSELWKEMGWQGSDPSTDFRAGGFMSLENLIYLAKNYPNSFWRLLHKQDGRRAEWEYPFAVAGVNITHMLIQMLDLQSGNRTSRSGSYFLKLLEEDEMAFDMLYCVAFQILDIQWLEKRATYMEFNEVLKSTRVQLEQELSLEGISGIKDLPSYKLLSV from the exons ATGGCAGCAAAAGCTATTAGAAGACGCATAAGAGATGTTGGTGTAGATGAAGGAAGAGATGAGGATGAAGAAACGTCAGTGTCTGATACCTTGAATGAACCTCTTCTTGAAAAACATAATCAATATGATGGTTATTCTGAG CTGAAATACCGGACAAGGAAGCAAGATATCACTGATGGCAGGAAGGGAAAATGCCAGTGTTGGACATACTTCTTGTCACAATCCATTTCTCACTGGGCACACTGGTTAG CAAATGTTGTTTTTGGCTTTCGGGCACTTGTAAGGAGATTCTTTCATCAACCTACTACGGGACACCAAATAAAGGGTGAAAAAAGAATTTCAATAATTCTTAATCCCTTGCAG GAAGAGAGGTTGGGAAATTTAAGGCAGAGATTGGATGTCCCTTTTAATAGCTCTAGTGTGAATCACCAG GATGCTCTTAGAGAACTCTGGAGACTGGCTTATCCTAACAGAGAACTTCCTTCTCTTAAATCAGAATTGTGGAAGGAGATGGGCTGGCAAGGTTCAGATCCTTCAACAGATTTCAG GGCTGGTGGGTTTATGTCATTGGAAAATCTTATCTATTTAGCCAAGAACTACCCT AATTCTTTTTGGAGGCTATTACACAAGCAAGATGGAAGGAGAGCTGAGTGGGAATACCCATTTGCTGTAGCTGGAGTCAACATTACCCATATGTTGATTCAAATGTTGGATTTGCAATCAG GAAACAGAACTTCAAGAAGTGGATCTTACTTCTTAAAGCTTCTTGAAGAAGATGAGATGGCATTTGATATGCTTTATTGTGTGGCATTTCAGATATTGGACATTCAGTGGCTGGAAAAACGAGCTACTTATATGGAATTCAAT GAAGTATTGAAATCCACTAGAGTGCAGCTGGAGCAAGAGCTTTCATTGGAAGGCATTTCCGGTATAAAAGATTTGCCATCCTACAAGTTGTTGAGTGTATAA
- the LOC121967194 gene encoding putative germin-like protein 2-1, protein MAVKLFLIALLALASCSAILASDPSPLQDFCVADLQSKVFVNGFPCKNMNDVKAEDFFLSGLDRPGDTNNYVGSSVTPVNVNQIPGLNTLGISLVRIDYAPNGLNPPHTHPRATEILAVLEGELYVGFVTSNINNVNRLFTKILKKGDVFVFPEGLIHFQFNIGKTNAIALAGLSSQNPGVITIANAVFGSKPPISDDVLAKAFQVDKNLIDWLQAQFWTYN, encoded by the exons ATGGCTGTTAAACTCTtcctcattgcactgcttgccttggcttcctgCAGTGCAATATTGGCTTCCGATCCTAGTCCCCTGCAGGACTTCTGCGTCGCCGATCTTCAATCGAAAG TATTCGTGAATGGATTTCCATGCAAGAACATGAACGACGTGAAAGCGGAAGACTTCTTCTTGAGCGGCCTCGATAGGCCCGGTGATACCAACAACTACGTCGGCTCCAGTGTCACCCCCGTAAACGTGAACCAAATCCCAGGGTTGAACACGCTCGGCATCTCCTTGGTTCGCATTGACTATGCTCCTAATGGTCTCAACCCTCCTCACACCCACCCACGCGCCACGGAGATCCTCGCTGTGCTTGAAGGAGAGCTCTACGTTGGCTTCGTGACCTCCAACATCAACAACGTCAACCGCCTCTTCaccaagattttgaaaaagggtGATGTGTTTGTGTTCCCGGAGGGCCTCATCCACTTCCAGTTTAACATAGGGAAAACTAATGCGATCGCGTTGGCCGGTCTCAGCAGCCAAAACCCCGGCGTCATCACTATCGCCAACGCTGTGTTCGGGTCGAAGCCACCCATTTCTGATGATGTGCTCGCCAAGGCTTTCCAAGTGGACAAAAACCTTATTGACTGGCTCCAGGCGCAGTTCTGGACCTACAACTAA